A DNA window from Arachis hypogaea cultivar Tifrunner chromosome 18, arahy.Tifrunner.gnm2.J5K5, whole genome shotgun sequence contains the following coding sequences:
- the LOC112770344 gene encoding uncharacterized protein yields the protein MKGGRVSRLCSCFSSRQEDLPNQAGLRKYTPNERRFSLPCRYLGMFCGLEADDSCDKIVALAITAAHSKDSGTDIDKSWITKPRGSIEYKNGLNRFLDFAFDNASSDGMIHCPCPLCGFRFFQTREAAYDHLLMKPFPPNYTFWLHHGERIVDERPSGREELDSTINSGDQMRDMIHDAFNLPGLQNEDEDSMDGHAGAVADGLPYLSEEPSHEARAFQDLLKDGEQELYPGCSRFSKLSFLVRLYHIKCMCGVSNKAFGLILELLGDAFEHAQIPKTLHDAKRIIRKLGIEYKKIDACPNDCMLYQGSDHGLSRCKWCGASRWKQKTRKNSLVRINAIVKKNGKPQAAKVLRYFPLIPRLQRLFMSSKTAVDMLWHKRGTNSDGFLRHPRDGEGWKAFDMRYTDFSCDPRSVRLALASDGFNPYGNLSSKYSIWPVILIPYNLPPWICMKQTNFILSMIIPGPKMPGNDIDVYLQPLIDELKQLWAGVDTYDASEKKTFKMRAVLMWTISDFPGLGNLSGWNMYGGRACPTCNLDAETRRLTFSQKWCYMGHRRFLNRDHRYRQDRIRFDGKGASGGGKRRRGHQTGLQDESPWKKRSVFFDLSYWENNELRHNLDVMHIEKNVCDNIVFTMLNESGNSKDHLKARKDLQLMGIRHDMWPLEGGKYPAAVFTMSNPQKDVFLRTIKNVVFPDGYSSNISRCVDLKQRKLFGLKSHDCHVLMEHLLPVASKHVLPTPVSAVLADLSAFFRLICSKSIDPQQLPLLQDRVVHTLCHMEMIFPPSFFTVMVHLTVHLVEDVRLGGPVHYRWMYPIDKPHL from the exons ATGAAGGGTGGGCGTGTTTCGCGCCTCTGCTCCTGCTTCTCTTCGCGCCAAGAAGACTTGCCAAATCAGGCAGGCCTGAGGAAATATACCCCGAATGAACGACGGTTTTCACTGCCGTGCCGCTATCTAGGGATGTTTTGCGGCCTCG AGGCGGACGATAGCTGCGACAAAATAGTGGCATTGGCCATAACCGCTGCTCATTCGAAGGATAGCGGCACAG ACATTGATAAGAGTTGGATTACAAAGCCACGGGGTAGTATAGAATATAAGAATGGACTGAATAGATTCCTTGACTTTGCGTTTGACAATGCATCATCCGATGGGATGATACATTGTCCATGCCCTCTGTGTGGGTTCCGGTTTTTCCAAACTAGAGAAGCTGCATACGATCATCTTCTGATGAAACCATTTCCCCCTAACTATACCTTTTGGTTACATCACGGTGAGAGGATCGTAGACGAGAGACCCAGCGGTAGGGAAGAACTAGATTCCACTATAAATTCAGGAGATCAAATGCGTGACATGATCCACGACGCATTCAATTTGCCGGGACTGCAGAATGAGGATGAAGATTCCATGGATGGGCATGCTGGAGCCGTTGCGGATGGGTTGCCGTACTTATCCGAAGAACCTAGTCACGAGGCTCGTGCCTTTCAAGACTTGCTAAAGGACGGCGAGCAGGAATTATATCCGGGATGTTCTAGATTTTCGAAGCTGTCATTCTTGGTCAGGCTGTACCATATAAAGTGCATGTGCGGAGTGAGCAACAAGGCTTTCGGACTGATTCTAGAGCTATTGGGGGATGCCTTTGAGCATGCACAGATTCCGAAGACCTTGCACGATGCCAAGAGGATCATAAGGAAGCTGGGTATTGAGTACAAGAAGATAGATGCATGtccaaatgactgcatgctatACCAGGGTTCCGACCACGGTCTTTCTAGATGCAAATGGTGTGGAGCATCGAGGTGGAAGCAAAAGACCAGGAAGAATTCTTTAGTAAGGATCAACGCCATTGTCAAGAAGAATGGTAAACCTCAGGCGGCGAAAGTTCTTCGTTATTTTCCTCTGATTCCACGGTTGCAGCGATTATTTATGTCCAGCAAGACAGCTGTGGACATGTTGTGGCACAAGAGAGGCACCAACTCTGACGGTTTCTTGAGGCATCCCAGAGACGGCGAGGGTTGGAAAGCATTCGACATGAGATATACTGACTTTTCCTGCGATCCGCGCAGTGTTCGCTTAGCCTTGGCCAGTGATGGCTTCAATCCTTACGGAAACCTCAGTTCAAAGTACTCAATATGGCCAGTGATTCTTATTCCATACAACTTACCCCCATGGATTTGCATGAAACAAACCAACTTTATACTCTCTATGATTATTCCCGGTCCTAAAATGCCTGGCAATGACATAGATGTATACCTGCAGCCCCTGATCGATGAGTTGAAGCAGTTGTGGGCCGGTGTTGATACCTACGACGCCAGTGAGAAGAAAACATTCAAGATGCGTGCAGTGTTGATGTGGACTATCAGCGATTTTCCTGGCTTGGGCAATTTATCTGGTTGGAATATGTACGGCGGGAGAGCTTGCCCCACGTGTAATTTGGACGCCGAGACTAGGCGACTCACCTTCAGTCAGAAATGGTGTTATATGGGTCATCGTCGCTTCTTGAATCGCGATCACAGATATAGACAAGACCGGATTAGATTTGATG GGAAAGGTGCAAGCGGTGGGGGTAAAAGAAGACGCGGACATCAGACCGGGCTGCAAGACGAGTCACCCTGGAAGAAGAGGAGTGTATTCTTTGATTTGTCATACTGGGAGAACAACGAATTACGTCACAACCTTGACgtcatgcacatagagaagaatgtgTGCGACAACATtgtattcaccatgttgaacgaGAGCGGTAATTCCAAAGACCACCTAAAAGCTCGTAAAGATCTCCAGTTGATGGGAATCAGGCATGATATGTGGCCACTTGAAGGTGGAAAGTATCCCGCTGCAGTCTTTACCATGTCGAACCCACAGAAGGATGTCTTTCTTAGGACCATCAAGAATGTGGTCTTTCCAGACGGGTACTCTAGCAACATCTCTCGCTGTGTTGACTTAAAACAGCGCAAGTTATTTGGTTTGAAGAGTCATGACTGCCATGTTCTAATGGAACATCTGTTGCCAGTTGCGTCAAAACACGTATTGCCCACCCCAGTGTCCGCCGTCTTGGCTGATTTATCAGCCTTCTTCCGACTAATATGTAGTAAATCCATAGATCCTCAACAACTTCCTCTCCTTCAGGATCGTGTGGTCCATACTCTGTGCCACATGGAGATGATATTTCCACCTTCCTTCTTCACAGTTATGGTTCATCTAACGGTGCATTTGGTCGAGGACGTACGTCTCGGTGGCCCAGTGCACTACCGGTGGATGTACCcaattgacaaaccccatttgtag